Within Synechococcus sp. NB0720_010, the genomic segment GCGATGAAATGAATCACACAAAGTGGTAGGTTTTTGCTGGTTAGTGTTTAGCCAGCCCGTTTGGGCTTCTCTCCTCTTTCGGTGTGAGGACCAATGAAACTGTTCCAGAAGCTTCTTCTGGCGCCTGCAGCTCTGGGCCTTCTGGCTCCTGTTGCTGCAAACGCCGCTGATGTCAACATCGCTGGCCTGAGCGCTTACAGCACCCAGGACCAGGTCACCTCGATCACCCAGTTCTCTGATGTGCAGCCCACCGATTGGGCCTATCAAGCACTGAGCAACCTGATCGAGCGCTACGGCTGCGTCGCTGGCTACCCCAACGGCACCTTCCGTGGGAACCGTGCGATGACCCGCTATGAAGCGGCCGCACTCCTGAACGCTTGCCTCGACCGGATCACTGAGGTGACCGACGAGCTCAAGCGCCTGATGAAGGAATTCGAGCGTGAGCTCGCCATCCTCAAGGGCCGCGTCGATGGCCTTGAGGCCCGCGTGGGCGAACTGGAAGCCACCCAGTTCTCCACCACCACCAAGCTCCAGGGTGACTACTACTGGGCGATCGGTGCCGTGGTTCCAACCGCTGGCACCAGCAACGCCGCCGGTACCGGCAGCGCTGACTGGTACAAGAAGAACTACAGCGCCACCAACTTTGTCTACGACGCTCGTCTGAACCTCAAGACCAGCTTCACCGGCAAGGACCTGCTTTACACCCGCCTGCGCGCCGGCAACTTCGGCAGCAGCCCCTTCGGCGGCAAGGGCTACAACATCACCTACCTCGACCGCGCCGAGTCCTCGGACGGCGTCGTCAAGATCAACCGCCTCTACTACCGCTTCCCCCTCGGCAAGGGCTTCTCAGTCCAAACCGGTCCCATCTCACGTAACACCGAGTTCCTGGCCGTCAAACCCTTCTATTACGGCGACGACTTCAAGGGTCTGGACTTCTTCCAGCTGGGCGGTGCACCCGCGGTCTACAACAAGGCCACCGGCAGCATGCTGGGCTTCAAGTGGAAGCAAAAGGTCAAGAAGGGTCAGCCCTACTTCGCCGCGTCCACCAGCTACGTCGCACCGGACGGCAACACCGGCAACCCTGAAGACGGTGGCATCTTCACCAGCGGCAGCAAGGCCAGCTGGCTGACCCAACTGGGCTATCAAGCCCAGCAGTGGAAGGGCACCTTCGGCTGGAACTACGAACAGTGCGGCAGCAAGATGTCCCGCCGAGGCACTGAAGCTGCTGGCCGGGTCCAGAGCCAAGCCTGTGACTACAACGGCGTGAAGACCGGCGGTGAGCGCAACTCCTTCGCTGTGGCTCTGGCCCGTCGTCCCAAGAACGGCGGCACCCTGATGCCCGCTGTGAGCCTTGGCTGGGGTTATCAGGCTGTCTCCTACGACAACCTCAACTACACCAGCTCTAGCCGTAACCAGACCGGCGCCGCTCTGACCAGCGATGGCGCAACCCAGATCGCTGGCAACCTCAAAGACGAAAACATCGCCGCCACCCAGTCCTGGACCGTCGCCCTCAAGTGGGATGACGCCTTCGTCAAGGGCAACAAGGCAGGCATGTCCGTGGGTCAGCCCACCTTCGTCACCAGCACCCGCAACGGCACCACCCCGTTCGACGCTGGTTACGTCTGGGAGTGGTGGTATCAGTTCCAGGTCAGCGACAACATCGCTGTGACCCCGATGCTGTTCTATTCCAGCAACCCCAGCTCCGCTGGCGCTGGCTACAGCCAGACCAGCACCCAGGGCGACAACCCCGGCGTGTTCGGCGGCATCCTGGCCACCCGCTTCAAGTTCTGATCTTCAGAACCACTCCTCACGCACGAGACCAACGGCCCCCTGCTTCGGCAGGGGGTTTTTTCTTGCGCTTACCAACCACCAAGTGAACGCCGCCGCTTTAGTGTGGGTTTCAGAACAAACCGACGGCATGGGGCCCGACAGCATCAGCCAGGACAGCCAGCAGCGCTCAGCCTCCAACACCAGCCTCAAATGGGGCAGCGATGGCGAGCTCTCTCCGGTGGATCTGCAGAAGGTGCTCGAGCGGCTGACCAACCCTGATCTCACCCAGTGCGAGCTCGAGCAGCAAAACCAGAGCTGATCCCGACAAGAAGGTGTCCTGGGCTACAGGGTCCGGCCGAGAGAATGGGCCCATGACCACGCCCTCACCAGCCAGCAACGCCGCGCGTCTGTTGGTGGTCGAAGACGACGACACCATCCGCGAAACCGTCTGCGAAGCGCTGGAGCTCGAGGGCTTTTCCGTCACCCCAGCCACCAACGGCCAGAGCGCCTGGGATCGGCTGAAACGGGACCCCTTCGAACTGATCGTTCTCGATGTGATGCTCCCTGGCATCAACGGGCTGGATCTCTGCCGCAAGTTGATTGATCTGCCGCAACGGCCCCTGGTGCTGATGGTGAGCGCCCGGGACACCGAAACCGATCGGGTGCTCGGCCTCGAGCTCGGGGCCGATGACTACCTGGTGAAACCCTTTGGCATCCGCGAACTCGTGGCCCGCTGCCGGGCGCTCCTGCGCCGCCACCAAGCCAGCGATCAACAGCCCAGCGAACTCAAAGCGGACAACCTCAGCCTCTTCCCGGCTGAATGCCGCGTCTGCCTCGATGGTCTTGAGCTGAAGCTCTCCCCCAAGGAGTTCAAGTTGCTCGAGCTCTTCATGCAAAACCCCAAACGCGTCTGGAGCCGCGAGCAACTAATTGAGCAGGTCTGGGGCTTCGACTACATCGGCGACAACAAAACCGTGGATGTGCACATCCGTTGGTTGCGCGAAAAGATTGAAGAGGACCCCTCCAACCCGAGCAAACTGGTAACGGTGCGGGGATTCGGCTATCGCTTCGGCTAGGCGATGACGATGCAGACCGCCCTACAGCTGGCCCTGGGTTTTGGGCTCGGCGCCCTCAGTGTGGGTCTCTGGCGCGAAGGGAATCGCAAAAAGAAGGTCATGGCCACCCGCCTGCGGCGGCGCCAACCGATCCCTGAACTGCAGTTGCGCGAATGGATCAGCGCCGCACCGCAGGGCTGGCTGGTGCTCGATGCCCAAAACCGAATCGAGATCATCAATGAGCGGGCTGAGTCCCTCTTGGTCAAAGAGAGTTCGCTCGCTCCCCAGCTCCAACACCTCAATGACCTGGAGCCCAGCGCCGAGCTGCTGCACCTGCTGGAGCTCAGCCGCAACACCCGCCTGGCCCAACGCGGGGAATGGAGCCTCGGGCGCAATGACCTCTCGGTGCGGGTGATGCCCGGCGAGAGGGGCTGGCTGGCCCTTCAGATCGACGGCAGCAATCCCCTGAAAAATCAGCTCAAGCAGCAGGAGCAGTGGGTCAGTGATGTGGCCCATGAGCTCAAAACCCCGATCACGGCCCTGCGGCTGGTCAGTGAGAGCCTGGCCCTCAGGGCCGAGGGCCGCCAGGCGGTCCTGGTGGAGCGACTGGAGAAGGAACTCGAGCGGTTGCAGCGGTTGGTGGGGGATCTGCTGGATCTCTCCAGACTCGACAACACCCTGGTGAGCCGCCGCAAGCGACCCGCCTGCATCGACCCAAGGGATGTCGTTGGCCAGGCCTGGTCCACCCTGCAGGAACTGGCTCAGCCC encodes:
- a CDS encoding response regulator transcription factor, producing the protein MTTPSPASNAARLLVVEDDDTIRETVCEALELEGFSVTPATNGQSAWDRLKRDPFELIVLDVMLPGINGLDLCRKLIDLPQRPLVLMVSARDTETDRVLGLELGADDYLVKPFGIRELVARCRALLRRHQASDQQPSELKADNLSLFPAECRVCLDGLELKLSPKEFKLLELFMQNPKRVWSREQLIEQVWGFDYIGDNKTVDVHIRWLREKIEEDPSNPSKLVTVRGFGYRFG
- a CDS encoding iron uptake porin; translated protein: MKLFQKLLLAPAALGLLAPVAANAADVNIAGLSAYSTQDQVTSITQFSDVQPTDWAYQALSNLIERYGCVAGYPNGTFRGNRAMTRYEAAALLNACLDRITEVTDELKRLMKEFERELAILKGRVDGLEARVGELEATQFSTTTKLQGDYYWAIGAVVPTAGTSNAAGTGSADWYKKNYSATNFVYDARLNLKTSFTGKDLLYTRLRAGNFGSSPFGGKGYNITYLDRAESSDGVVKINRLYYRFPLGKGFSVQTGPISRNTEFLAVKPFYYGDDFKGLDFFQLGGAPAVYNKATGSMLGFKWKQKVKKGQPYFAASTSYVAPDGNTGNPEDGGIFTSGSKASWLTQLGYQAQQWKGTFGWNYEQCGSKMSRRGTEAAGRVQSQACDYNGVKTGGERNSFAVALARRPKNGGTLMPAVSLGWGYQAVSYDNLNYTSSSRNQTGAALTSDGATQIAGNLKDENIAATQSWTVALKWDDAFVKGNKAGMSVGQPTFVTSTRNGTTPFDAGYVWEWWYQFQVSDNIAVTPMLFYSSNPSSAGAGYSQTSTQGDNPGVFGGILATRFKF
- a CDS encoding cell wall metabolism sensor histidine kinase WalK produces the protein MTMQTALQLALGFGLGALSVGLWREGNRKKKVMATRLRRRQPIPELQLREWISAAPQGWLVLDAQNRIEIINERAESLLVKESSLAPQLQHLNDLEPSAELLHLLELSRNTRLAQRGEWSLGRNDLSVRVMPGERGWLALQIDGSNPLKNQLKQQEQWVSDVAHELKTPITALRLVSESLALRAEGRQAVLVERLEKELERLQRLVGDLLDLSRLDNTLVSRRKRPACIDPRDVVGQAWSTLQELAQPRGIGLSVQPTRDQARQVAVDPARLHQALFNLIDNALRYSPDGSSIELSIEERDRWCLIAVRDQGPGLSEEDLERMFERFYRGDPARARGPRHGSGLGLAIVRQIALSQGGLVRARNHPEGGAVIELLLPKA